In a genomic window of Vigna angularis cultivar LongXiaoDou No.4 chromosome 6, ASM1680809v1, whole genome shotgun sequence:
- the LOC108343506 gene encoding probable serine/threonine-protein kinase PBL23: MSCFPCCCKSDTKPTSNGAVSTKVSKGRRTFKSVAAAMSLKTGSSRNRQIDAEIRKFGIVKNDVKVFTYAQLLEATDNFSSDCLVGEGGFGNVYKGYMKSVEQTVAVKVLNRDGAQGTREFFAEILMLSMVQHPNLVRLIGYCADDHYRILVYEFLANGSLENHLLDIGEGKEPLDWKTRMKIAEGAAKGLEYLHSSEDTPIIYRDFKSSNILLDDNFNAKLSDFGLAKIGPKEGMEQVTSRVMGTFGYCAPEYAARGQLSTKSDIYSFGVVFLEIISGRRVYDTSRATAEQNLIDWAQPLFKDRTKFTLMADPLLKGQFPVKGLFQSLAVAAMCLQEEPETRPYMDDVVTALAHLAVHKVGDQDIAGDSIKCAGHVESFRVLSSAGSERT, translated from the exons ATGAGTTGCTTCCCATGCTGCTGCAAATCAGACACCAAACCAACCTCTAACGGGGCAGTCTCCACCAAAGTTTCCAAAGGAAGAAGAACATTCAAATCAGTAGCTGCGGCTATGTCTCTTAAAACAG GCAGCAGCAGGAACAGGCAAATAGACGCAGAGATAAGAAAATTTGGAATTGTAAAAAATGATGTCAAAGTATTCACATATGCACAGCTTCTTGAAGCAACAGACAACTTCAGTTCTGATTGCCTGGTCGGTGAAGGTGGATTCGGGAATGTTTACAAAGGATACATGAAAAGTGTTGAACAA ACTGTAGCTGTGAAGGTACTGAACAGGGACGGAGCACAAGGAACACGAGAATTTTTTGCAGAAATTTTGATGTTAAGTATGGTTCAACACCCAAACCTTGTGAGGCTCATTGGCTATTGTGCAGATGACCATTATAGGATTTTGGTTTATGAATTCCTGGCCAATGGGAGTTTGGAAAATCACCTTCTAG ACATAGGTGAAGGTAAGGAGCCTTTAGATTGGAAGACCAGGATGAAAATAGCAGAGGGAGCAGCTAAAGGACTTGAATATTTGCACAGCAGTGAAGATACACCTATCATATACCGTGATTTCAAATCATCTAATATACTGTTAGATGATAACTTCAATGCAAAGCTCTCTGATTTTGGGCTGGCTAAGATTGGTCCTAAAGAAGGGATGGAGCAAGTGACAAGCAGGGTGATGGGAACTTTTGGTTATTGTGCACCAGAGTATGCTGCTAGAGGTCAACTCAGCACAAAGTCGGACATTTATAGTTTTGGGGTTGTGTTTTTGGAAATAATATCGGGTAGGAGAGTATATGACACTTCAAGAGCTACAGCAGAGCAAAACTTGATTGATTGG GCACAACCTTTGTTTAAGGACAGAACGAAGTTTACTCTAATGGCTGATCCTTTGCTTAAAGGTCAGTTCCCCGTGAAGGGTCTATTTCAATCGCTTGCAGTGGCAGCAATGTGTTTACAAGAGGAACCTGAAACACGACCTTACATGGACGATGTTGTGACGGCTCTTGCACATTTAGCAGTGCACAAAGTTGGAGACCAAGACATAGCCGGAGACTCTATAAAATGTGCAGGCCATGTTGAATCTTTCAGAGTTCTAAGCTCTGCTGGATCCGAAAGGACGTAG
- the LOC108342677 gene encoding uncharacterized protein LOC108342677 encodes MAAPVAIGTRGTIGSLVRKEIEYFTMFELDRRGCSKKPQQQFVDMVSGRSYSISRPSFWELLTTWKRRKRRGSSGFLPKICSAAEVAEGNQLNQIPGYSYRILRNDINSFQL; translated from the coding sequence ATGGCTGCTCCTGTTGCTATAGGGACAAGGGGCACTATTGGATCTCTAGTCAGGAAGGAAATTGAATACTTCACTATGTTTGAGTTAGACAGAAGAGGATGCTCAAAAAAGCCTCAGCAACAATTTGTGGACATGGTTTCTGGCAGAAGCTATTCCATTTCAAGGCCTAGTTTCTGGGAGTTGCTAACTACatggaagaggaggaagagaagAGGCTCAAGTGGGTTCCTTCCAAAAATTTGTTCTGCTGCTGAAGTAGCTGAAGGCAATCAGTTAAACCAGATTCCTGGTTACAGCTACAGGATCCTCAGGAATGATATCAACAGCTTTCAGCTCTAA